The genomic segment AAAAAGAACAAAAATAAGAAAAACTTGTTCGAGCGATTTTCAAATTGGGCAACTCATGCCACTGGTAGTTCCGCCGCCTTTATTTTGGCGACCTCTACCGTGATTATCTGGGCAATAAGTGGTCCCGTATTCAATTATTCCGAAACTTGGCAGCTCGTCATCAACACAGGGACAACTATTGTCACCTTTTTAATGGTTTTTCTAATACAGAAATCGCAGAATAAGGACTCCAAAGCAATCCATTTAAAACTTAATGAGCTGATTGCTTCGCACCAGGGGACCAGTAATCGTATGGTTAACCTCGAAGATCTAAGCGAAGACGAACTGGACCAACTTGCAAAATTCTATTCGCATATCGCGGAATTAGCATTAAAGGAAAACGACCTAACCTGCACGCACTCCATCGATGCAGCACGTGAAAATCACGATTCCAAAAGGAAAAGAAGACAAGGCGCTAGTCAAGATATGGATGTAGTATCAAAAGCAGATAAGTCCGGTACATCGACCAGAAAAAATGGCTGAGGTGCCTGTATTAGATGAGTAGTTTAGAAAGGGACCATCCGTAACGTAGGACGGTCCCTTCATTTTCCATTTTACTTACCAAAGTGGTGACTTAAATTTTAATCGTGCCCTTCAGTTTTCACAATTTTATTGTAAATTCCTAACAATAAAAATGGCGCTGCCCATTGGCCGACGAATAATGCAGTCTTGTCATTAGCCATGCATTTGAGCGCTGCTGACACGCCCATGGCAACCAATGCTGCGCCCAAAAATAACGTGGACGGTACCTTCGAAGTCTGCTGTTCTATTTTTTTGGTAATTTCACCTTCATTTCCTGTAGTTAATGCCATAATATCGATGTTTAAAGTTTAAAAATATTGTTTATTCTATGATCTATTTAATTCTGGAAGCGCAGCGGTCTCCGATCATTGCGCTTCTTGCGTTAAGCTCTGTGAGTTGAACAATAAGTTTACTGTTTTGGTTTACTGAATTCACTATAATGATTCAGATCACGCATATTTCGCTTTCGCAAAGTAAAAACACGTTCTAAAGGCAAGTATACCTCTTCGCTGCAGCTTTTTTTTCGTATAAATCAAATTGGAATGCGTACTTATTCGCTTAACCATATGTTGGTTACTTTCGTTCAATAGGTAGAACCAAATGTCAAGAACCATGAATAAAACAGAGATCGAACAACAAAAGCACCAAGGAGTGCCTGTTATTGCAGCAGCTATTGTATCTCAGCCTGGACCGGAAGACTTTCCCGGCGAAATACCCAACCAGCCTGAAGAGGAACTGCCAGAAAACGACCCCAACAAACAGCCCGAAATACCTGATGAGGATGACTTGGGATTTGATGAGGAGGTAGGAATTGAAGGTGAGAATGCATTTCCTGAAATCGACCAAGAAGAATGGGATCAGAGCGCTAATGATGCTGAGGGACTACCTTCTGAACCGATGTCCCCACCGTCAGACTTAGACGAAACTACTATTTAAGGGATTGACGACATGTAATGGGT from the Sphingobacterium thalpophilum genome contains:
- a CDS encoding low affinity iron permease family protein, translated to MKKNKNKKNLFERFSNWATHATGSSAAFILATSTVIIWAISGPVFNYSETWQLVINTGTTIVTFLMVFLIQKSQNKDSKAIHLKLNELIASHQGTSNRMVNLEDLSEDELDQLAKFYSHIAELALKENDLTCTHSIDAARENHDSKRKRRQGASQDMDVVSKADKSGTSTRKNG